One Ricinus communis isolate WT05 ecotype wild-type chromosome 2, ASM1957865v1, whole genome shotgun sequence DNA segment encodes these proteins:
- the LOC8285112 gene encoding uncharacterized protein LOC8285112 produces MDLLSPRCMRFSPPSTSFTYRSSLSNHNFPFPSWKHPFLAIPIKSFTLHAKKRNSQPEPVLKPTIIEEVSMDNEDEEQLLFDDLGDEALIDGEDEDFEDEYLEDEAELYVGDGAGGGGIALAGTWWDIEVLRLAEEVCKSFDGELKLYAFKTLSNSTIQVRIERLTNRSGSPTMEDIEAFSTTYRTWLDEAELAKTIPTNIALEVSSPGVERIVRIPEELDRFKDRSMYVKYASETSGMESPSENNGVFRLISFDIETECCTWGLADVRINREKSGKGRPLSKKQREWRLNTRFDSLLLVRLYSEI; encoded by the exons ATGGATTTGCTTTCACCTCGGTGCATGAGATTTTCTCCACCAAGCACCAGCTTCACATACAGGTCTTCTCTTTCAAACCACAACTTCCCATTCCCATCCTGGAAACACCCATTTCTTGCAATTCCAATAAAGTCCTTCACACTTCATGCCAAGAAGAGAAACTCTCAGCCTGAACCAGTTCTCAAACCAACCATAATTGAAGAAGTATCAATGGAtaatgaagatgaagaacaGCTTCTGTTTGATGACCTTGGTGATG aGGCATTGATTGATGGAGAAGATGAGGATTTTGAGGATGAGTACCTGGAAGATGAAGCAGAACTCTAC GTTGGAGATGGAGCTGGAGGAGGTGGAATTGCGCTTGCTGGGACATGGTGGGATATAGAAGTACTAAGATTAGCTGAAGAAGTTTGCAAATCTTTCGATGGTGAGCTAAAATTATATGCCTTTAAGACATTGTCAAATTCTACTATTCAAGTGCGCATTGAAAGGCTTACAAATAG GTCTGGCTCCCCCACTATGGAAGATATTGAAGCCTTTTCCACAACCTATAGAACATGGTTGGATGAAGCCGAGCTTGCTAAAACCATACCAACTAATATAGCTTTGGAG GTGTCGTCTCCTGGTGTTGAAAGGATAGTTCGAATTCCAGAAGAGCTGGATCGGTTCAAGGATCGGTCTATGTATGTGAAATATGCCAGTGAAACATCTGGGATGGAATCACCCTCAGAAAATAATGGTGTTTTCAGACTCATTTCTTTTGACATAGAGACAGAATGTTGCACTTGGGGTTTGGCAGATGTGAGGATAAATAGAGAGAAATCAGGGAAGGGAAGACCACTTAGCAAAAAGCAAAGAGAGTGGCGCTTGAACACACGCTTTGATTCCTTGCTTTTGGTCAGACTATATtctgaaatttga